Part of the Cercospora beticola chromosome 5, complete sequence genome is shown below.
GCGTGCTGCTTGCGATTGTGTACTATAGAATGCGTGAGCGTCATAGCCGCGTAGTGTTGGGCATTAGAGTAAAGCGGACTAAGAACCAACCATCAACCACGAACTTAGTCGGAATGAGGCTCACACGGGATGAAACATGTTGTTTGGAATAGATGATTTTCGCAAAGCTATAGTAAGCATATTTTGCTGGCGCCAAAGGCCAAAGTGCGACCGTTAGGTGGTATTACAAGTACATTGCGCGTTCGTTATCTGAAAAGCAATAATAGCAGTCCATCTGGGTATCCCTTGCCTGCGAAAGCAGGTACTGTGGTTCGTTCTGTTCTCTCTCATCAACGCCGTGAAAGCAAACCCGTAGTCATTTCCCCTCAAGTATTATAACAGTAGTAGTAGTGTTCTAGCGTCTGGGTCGCGGCAATGTGTACCGGGGTTCAAGAATTCGTAGCTGTGGCAGCCAGTGcctgggcagcagcagcaccgctCATCATCATGTGAGATTGAGTGCGATAGACTTTGCAATGGTAGTGCCGGCAAGCCGCTGTTCCACGGGCCGCGCTTGGCCCAGGCGCGCCGGTAGTGCTTTCGCTACCGGAGCTCTGATAGAGTTTGCGCGTCGCGCGAGCTACCTCGCATCTCGATCAAACGGTGCTTTGGATGCGTGAAATGCAATGTGGTCTGAGGGCCGGGCTGCATGCGGGGCGCTGTGTGTTGTGGTGTGCCGACCAAACTGTGTGTCGCGCACTAGATGTGATCAGGTCTGGTTCCGATTGTGGTCAATTCCGCTTAGCCGCGTGGGTGGGAGGCAGGTGCACACGGTCTGTGCTACCTTGATTGGGCGTAGTCAATGCCAGAAGCGCACGCCCAGAGGGACTTTCAATCGCTTGCCTATCCAGGAAGTTGTCGCGATCAACGCGCCTACCAAAGATGGCTGGGGGAACAGCTGATCAAGCAGTTGGGTAATGCGCCAATGGGTACGAGCGGCCGGCGGCCTCCTCTCGgtatgtctgctgctgcggataCGGCTGTCCACTTGTGGCCGCGTGGAACGACGCATTGGGAAGCGGTGGTGGATGCATCTGGGTATGTGGCGAACTGTAGTCCGGGCCGGTAGTTGGGACTTGCATGGGCGCCACCTGGAAAGCCTGTTGGGCTGGAAATGCGGTCTGGCCTTGATAGCTACTGGGGCTCGACGACACAGAGATGTTGGGAAACTCGCTCTGTGGGGTCATTTGAGTATGATATGTCGAGGACTGGTATCCTGATTGTTGCGAGGGTGCCGTCTCATATTGAGACggcctctgctgctcctggcTAATGTATTGGTAACTTGACGGGGCGGCGGACCAATCTACTCTTTCTCCATGCTGGAATGTAGCTGAACCTGGTGCCTGCATTGGGTCCTGTAGGCTGCTTCCGGGTGTTTGAAGAGGCTGCAAGCTCTGGGCGCTCTCATGCGATCTCCAGGCGGTCAAGGTAGGTGCATTGGCAACAGAACTGGCAGTTGGAAGGCCCATCCCGTTAGCAACGAAGCCTGCTCCATGTTGCCAGGAACCATGGCGCGATCCTGATCCCTGAGTTGTGACCGAGTTGTTACTTGTGGATGTTGAACCCGGGCGTGGGATAGAGGCACCGGCAGCGTTGACCGGTGATGCGGATGGGACAGACAGCAGACTTGACTCTGGCAAGCGTTGACCTATTGCGAAATGTCAGTCAATGTGACAATTGTGGCCAGCGTCGCCCACTCACCTTCGGAGGGGATGCCATTCATGTTGAAACCTGCTTCATTGAGCTTGTTGCGCAGGTAGAcgatctcttcttcgagttCGCGATTTCGTTGCTGTGTAGCGTGTGCGATCTTCTCGGTTTGCTCTTGGTTGCCTCGCAGCTCGTTGACGGTCCTCTCGAGGTGGTCAATGTGGTCCTTCGTCCGTTGTCGGATGGCACGTTGGGCTTCTCGGTCGTTGGCTCGCTTTCTCTCGAGCTGCGCGGCGGACAGCGTAGTTACGCTTCGAGTgccagctcgagaggcgCGCTTCTTGGTGGAGCTCGTTGACGATTTCCGCGTATCAGATCCGGGAGAGACATAACGTTGCGACGAACCCTTCTCCAACGCTCCATGGGTAGATGAGGAATCAGAATTCATTGGTAACCATGGAATGTGGTCGTTGAAGTGGTGCCACGGTGTTGTAGGAAGAACGCACGTCATGTGGAGTGCTTGTGAAGGTGGTATGAGGAAGGAAGATGAGGTACGGGAGCGGGAAGGCCGGTTGATAGCCTTGCTTTATCCGAGTTGGTGAGTGAAGCCGTCCAGTGTATCCGGCGTGAAATGGTCTTGGTGGTGAATCGTGGTGGACACGATGCTACGAGGGAGGACGAGTAGCTATATGCATGAAGCGTGAGTGAGGCTCGAGCTCCTGGTAGTATAGGTGCTTTGCTATAACAGAGCAACGCAATAATGCGAGCACCGGAGAGGATGCGCGAGAGACGTTGATGCTAATAACCCAGTCGAAAGCCACGGAGTGCCCTGACGGCCGGTCTCTGCCGGTGACTTGCACAATGCGGTCACAGACATCAATGCCTGACGCGGGCTCATGCACGGCCGGCATGACAGGGACCTGGGAGGCGGTTCCTGCAGATGCATGCAGCGTACATGGCGGCTGGCACACTCAGAACCCCATAGCTGGCGCTGTGTCCCGGCCGCCGGCCACCCTCGCAGTCGACTGGAAGCTCCGACCATTCTCCTCTCGATTGGATGTGATCGCCACGCACACACTTTTGTTGCACGCACGAGCCCGAGCCGTGGTAGCGCGCAGGGCTCGTGGCTGCGGTTGCACCAGCGCAGAGGGATATGTCTCACGGCCGGGCACACTCGCTGAAGTTTGGTTGCGCTTTGATACTCCACGTGGGCGGGTTAGGTCATCACAGCGAGGTGGTGGGTGGGCGCCACAATGGCCACCAGATCGCCCGAACTCTGTTCCTGGCAGGTTGCACCATGTCCGACTCGCCATCGTGGTTATAGCAGACGCTGCTATGATATTGTGAAACTGCCAACCTCAGACGTCTCTACTGCTGCATCCCCGTCTGGTTGTCTCACTGGCGCGGGCAATATCCTGGGCCAGGCACGGCTCGACCCTGGAAGTGAATTGGTCTCTTGCCCCGTTGCGGCGCCGCCCCGAAGGATTGCGCGAGAGGGGTGAGTCTGCGGTGCAGTTCTTTTGCTGTTTGTGCGTCCTGTCCGGATCGCGCATATCGAGTGCGGGAGGATCTTGGCTGCGATCTCTCCCATACTAGCGGCCGCAGCTCATACACAATGCGGTGCCCACACTGCGACTGATTTGCACCCACGGCGGCGGTGCGCAGCGCTGAGCGCAATGAGAGAGTAGGCAACTGAAGACAGCGCCAAGACGGCTTTGCTCTCTGTTAATAGGCTGCGCGGCAAGCCGCCGGAATTCACCCGGGCGCTCTCAACGTCGCTTCGTTGGAACTCATTGCTGAAAACATACAACGAACATCCCAGCTGCCCTCCGCCCGCTACACGTCGGATCAACGACCCGGACACAACGTTTGCTAGCATCGAGAGGAGGAGACCGACGGCATTCCCATGCTGGCAACGTCTACCCGCAGAACCCAAATCAGCGCATGCAGTCACGGCATGCCGACACGAAAGTTCGTCGTTTACCCGCGGCCGCAGCCCGCGCGGGAGTGCACATCTCCCATCTCGATCCAGCACTCCCAGGTGAGCGACAAAGCTTAATATGCAGCACCGCCCACGCACAGCACGCTTGTGACAGCCTGGTTGTTTTCCTGCAACCTGCCGCCGGCTCTCGGAGTGCGGCGAAATCTGAAACATACCACTTCACTGATCACCTCACGCCTTCGTTGGGCTCTCAAGCACCGCGCCTGCTGTGCTGCTGTGGGCGTTATTGACATGAAACGTAGCGCATTCGAGCTCCTGGACTACCTCGAGGACAGCGCGCCCACCGGGCCCTACAAGATGCCAGTTCAATAGACTGGAGTGTGACGAGGCTGCGACGCGCACACACAGCTGCGCATATCCGGAGCCGAATGCGGTAAAATACAGGCTCGCGATCTCGAAatgcttgctgctgtcatCGAGACCGCCTCAAGGTCTAGCAGCTTTCTGCTGGGCTGAGCAAGAAGCAATTCATCCACGAGAGTTCAAACCTAGTTGTCTTCCCCGCTGCACGAGCTAGTGCCGCATACCAGCATGCTGCACGACTTCGTTTTGGGGTCCAATCGTAATGATCTGCAGCCACCAACTCTATTGCTCACCAGCCAGAACAACCACATCATGTGGCTGGGCTCGTTGGGGCACCGCACGCAATGCCTGCCAGATCCCGATGACATCTTCCTAGACCGACCTGCCGTGGCATCTGATCCGATGGCTATCGGCATAAGCATCCAGCAACTTGTGTGGTATCGTGGAAATAACACTGCCACGGCAATACGAGCACCCCAAAGTATGCTGTTGAAAATCCACTGGGCACAGAGCGGAATGCGACGAACTCTGAGAGCCGTGGCAGGCCGGTGCTTCGTGCTGTCAATCTAACGGTTTACATAGCAACGGACATTATGCGCGAAGCTATCTTGGAGACACCGGACGGGGCACTGTGGCTCAATGCGCTATATGCCAGGTATACGGGCCCGTTGAGCGACGTTCTCCCACACGGTCGTCCACGGAATCTGTTCGGCGCCCATTGGCACTCGCAATTCACTTTGGTGGCCCGCACGCTTGGCTGCTCTCAAGTGGGCTTGCGACAAGGTTGGCTCAAGCACGATCGGCGCATGGGTGGGTTGTTTTACGTCGATCGTTCAGGTTGTCGGAGAGCTTTCTGGCGTGAGCTTCGCAGTGACCCGGATCATCGGTCACCTGCGCGTGATGCGTATCGGCTGAATTCGTGCACTGATCGCGCCCTTGGCTGGGCCTTTTTGCACCGCATTTCGTACTTCGGACATATCTCGACCATATGGGCACAGCAGAAATTCTCCTTCAGACCATAGCGACGCGCATAATGAAACGCTTGCTGTTCCTAAGCTGCTGTCAAACCTAGTCAGTCATATCTTCTGGGCCGATCTCGAACCAATTGGGCGTGATTGCAGGAGGGTTAATCTGGGCGTCTGAGACGCCAGTAGGTTCATCAGATCCGGTCAGCGGGGGAAAGCAATGCTGTGGTTGTTTCTGCTGTGGTTGTCGACTGGGATCAGGCACCGTGAGCTGTGCAGCCTGGTTGAATCCCTTCGATCCCACGCCACTCGTGTGGCTTGCCCGGATTGATCGTGGTTACCACGTCCGTTTCACCATCGCTCAAATGTGGACAtgctcatcaccatcaaaTGCGAGTTCTCAGAGCGAATCGATGCGCCTTCGGCGGTGCTCGCCATCCAAACACGGCCAGAGGCACCGGAGAAAGATCGATGCTGGTGTCATCAAAGATGATGATGTATAATGAGCCATATTATGCGCCGCCTAGAGATTACCGGAAAGAGTGCCACGGGCATGGCCGTCCCTTCTTCGCTTATTTTGGCCCGCACAGCGACGAGAAGACTTCCGCGACGACTCGTGCGCTTTTCTTTGGCATCCTCTTCTGACCACCGGCATAGTCAACGTACGTCACCCCGAATCTAGTCTCATAGCCTTCGGCCCATTCAAAGTTGCTATAGGTGTCACATGTCAGTTTGCAGCACTGCAGCGGCACGCGGAATTGTACTCACTCCATCAATGACCACGCCATGTACCCTGGAACAAGTCAGCAGACACATCCAACCACATGCTGAAGAAACTTACCCTTCACATCGATGTTGTCCTCACTGTACGCCTTTGCCAACTCTCCAATATAATCTCGGAAGTATTGCGCTCGAAACTCGTCGTCAAGTAACTGCTCCAGGGGCAAATCGTTCTCGCCCTTCAGACTTGTGCCGTTCTCAGTCACATATATGGTGGGTCTAGAATAGCGCTTCGAGATCCAATTGATCAACTTTCGGAAGCCCACGGCATGGGGCCGAAGCCAAAACGACTGCGTCTCCGGGCCTATCGACTCGCCGGCTTTGTTTTCCTTGAGCGTCTCCACGTTTCCGCCGTGGTCGTCTTCAGCTGGGGCATCCTTGCGATGCTTCACGTAGTCCGCTGTATAATGATTCATCCCTATGCCCGTGTGAGGATGGGCTTGCAGAAAGTTGATGTGGTTGTTTCACTGACCATAGAAATCATTTGAGCCCTGCACGATGGCCCGCTCGGCTTCAGTGAACGTGGGGAGTCTGTCTCCCAATTGGCGACGCATACCTTCAACGCAATTCTAGTCAGTATGGACGTCTTCATCTTGCCGACTCCTTGATTCTGCTTACTTTCCGGGTAATCGCCGTGATACACTGGATCGGCAAACCAGGCAATTGAGAACTCCAGCTTGCGCTCGCACGCCTCAACGTCCAGGGCCTCGTTCGCATCCCATGGCTCAACCCAGTCGCCGTTTAGGGTTATGCCTATCTGACCCTGCTGGGTTGGTTTAAACTCTTCCCTGTACACCTTCACTGCGGCAGCATGGGCAAGCAAGATGTTGTGGCCAACCAGCCACGGCTCGGTCGATGACTTGTGCCCGGGCGCGAAATATCCTGTGGCATAGCCTAGAATTGAAGTACACCTGCAGGTTGTCAGAGATTTCTCCGCATTGTTCGCCTTGTCTCGACCATGTTTCCGAGCAACGCCTCACAATGGTCCCAGCCTCCCACATGCACAGCAGAGGCAAACACAGAGAAACTTACCAGGGTTCGTTGTAAGTGATCCACAGCTTGACTTTGGACCCCAATGTGGAAAACATCAAGCGGCTGTAGTTGACAAAATCCGCGACATACTCTTCCTTGTTCAAAAACCCACCATACCGCGTGTAGAGCTCCTGTGGCAGATCCCAATGGAACAACGTGACCAGAGGCTGGATGCCATTCGCCAGAAGCTCATCAACCAAATTCAGGTAGTATTGCAAACCTGCTTGATTCACAGGATCCTGGCGTCCTCCCAACGGGATCACCCTGGACCACGAAACACTGAAGCGATAGGCTTTCGCGCCGAGTTCCTTGAGCAATGCAACGTCTTCCTTGTAGCGGTGGTAAGAGTCGCACGCGATGTCACCATTCGAGCCGTCCGCGATCTTGCCTGGTTGCCCCGCGAAGATATCCCAGATTGAGTCGCCTCGTCCATCCTCGTGCGCGCCTCCTTCGATTTGATAGCTGGGGGCAAGGATGAGCTCTCATACAGTGCGCGGACTTTCCGTCTCGCCATTGTGGCTGCGACTGTGACTGACCTTGCAGTTGCGTATCCCCACAGGAAGTCCTGTGGCAAGCGGGCGGAAGTCATTTCGGCTTCTGGAATCTGTCCTGATGGAAGTTTGTAATGTCTCTAGTAAGTTGTTGTGACCAAGGAATTCTTGACTACGCAGAGGAAGGCGGCAGCTTCGTTTTCCTACCTCGTACACGGCAAGTCTCTTAGATGCCCACTTATATGTGGTGTGGTGTCTCTTGGCTTTAGTGCTTTCTGGCTACGGAGAAATGGCTCTTTGGATACGGAGAAGTGCTCACCGAACACAAAGGCGATTCCCTGAGCAACGCGTGACGTCCGATTAAGGATAGATTAAAACCCGCACACTGAACCCATGCACGCAATGGTTCTCTGCGGATGCCGGCAGCAGCGACCAGCAGATACGTGTCGACGGATGTGAGGACCGTcagccgctgctgccaatgcAAGAGGAAGACGCCACTTCATATAGAGCGGGCTTGTGACTGGACACCAACACAGGATCTCGTATACAACATCACACTGTACAAGAGCAAGTCTTCGAGGCAAGGTTGCAGAATGACCATATTCCAAGCATTTTCCCCCTGGTATAAAGGACTCGCTAGGCCGCATAGTGAGGAAGTCTTTGTGACGGCTTTCGCGCCGTTGAGCCATTCGACATTCCGCCTCCGACAAAGTCACATGTTCTCGAAAAGCGCTGGTGCCAAATGTGGAAGTGCGGCGACTCTGAAAACGGAAGTCCGAAAATCTGATTTATCATtggtcttcgccttctttctcCCCTGTTTTCTGACCACAAGCCCCTCCACAGTACACTACGCCAGCGCGGAGAGCGGCAGTATGGTCAGACAGGCGGCTTTTAGCCGACAGCGCAGCATCAATAAGTATTTGGCTATTTGAGATGAAATAACACAGCCATCAAAGCATAAGTCCACATTTCACATACTGCACAGTCTTCATCATGGTCTCTACACTGCTTCCAGCACTTCGCGGCGGCAGGCGGGTTCTGCAGCGGAGCACTAGACTGAACCAGACAGTGCGCGGCGCGGCGGGCACAGCGACACAAAAGCGCGAAGGCGACATATCAGATGCCTTTGCGTCGCTATCCGGCCTGCAATTCGAGCCACTCGAGCCACGATTCGCAGATCTCAAGAAGCGCCTGATTGCAGGGCATGAGGAAGCGCTATATCATTCCTGGCATCGGCTTCTTGCCTCGCTGCGAGAGGAGATCCCAATAATCGCCGAACAAGGGTCCAAAATTGTCCCAGAAATCGACTTCAAAGACATCGACAATGCCAGCGAAAACTTCAAATCCGAGCACAGGAAGCGCGGAGTGGCAGTTATTCGCAACGTGATACcagagcaagaagctttGGACCTCAAGACTGGGCTGAAGGAGTACATTGCGGCGAACCCACACACGAAGGCATTTCCTGCAGATAATCCCCAAGTGTACGAATTGTACTGGAGTCCTTCGCAGATTAAAGCTCGATCGCATCCGAATTTGATCAAGGCACAGCGCTTCTTGACGGAATTTTGGCATTCGAAAGATCCCAATGCTGCGATTTCATCGAGTCACCCTATGATATATGCGGATCGGTTGCGAATGCGCTTGCCGGGAGATGCCAAGTTTGCTCTGGGTCCTCACGTTGATGGAGGATCGTGTGAGAGATGGGAAGAAGAGGGTTATGGGTAAGTGCCAAACTGAGGTCTAGTCAATTTGAAAGTAGGAGCTAACGAAACTTAGACGAGGCCATGTCTATGACAAGATCTTCCAAGGAAAATGGGAAGAATATGATCCTTGGGAATCAAGCTCGCGTCTTCCTGTGGTTTCCGATCTTTACCAAGGAGTTGGTGCCTGCTCTATGTTCCGCATGTTCCAGGGCTGGCTATCGCTGAGCTCTACTGGGCCGTACGAGGGAACATTATTGGTCAATCCACTTCTCAGCAGAGCCACTGCCTACTACTTGCTTCGTCCGTTCTTCTCGCCGAAGCGAGCTGCTCAGGACCCCACTGCCGAGAACTATGAGGAGGCATTCCTGACCGCAGATAACTGGACCTTGAGCACTGAGCAAGACTCGTGGCTGCATGGAGCGTCGAAAGGCCACGGACAGGAGTTGAGCCACCAACTGCACCCACATTTGAACCTGCCCAGCTCCATGGTCCACGTGCCAAAGGTCAATCCTGGAGATTATGTCTCCTGGCACTGCGACACCATTCACGCTGTCGACAAAGTCCATGCAGGCAAATCCGATTCCAGCGTGCTTTATATCCCAGCATGCCCGCTGACCGCCTCCAACGCCAAATTTGTCGCAAGACAGCGTGAAGCCTTCCTCAGTGGCGCACCATGCCCAGATTTCGGTGGAGGTGTTGGTGAAAGCCAGCATGTTGGTCGTCCAGGCGTTGAAGATGTGGAAAAGGTCAATCCTGTGGAAGGCATGCGAGCATTTGGTCTTCGCGCCTGGGATCCCACTGAGCCTGGCCTTTCGGAAGGACAAAAGACTGTTATGAAGGAGGCGAACAAGATCTTGGGTTTTGAATCTTGAGCTTGGAGCCTGCAGGTCATGATATTTAAATTGTCATGTTCACTTCTATTTCGGCATTGTTAAGATACATGTAGCGTGCAGCATATTCATCTAAGGCGCGCAAAGCTTGTGCTGGCTAGCAGGAAAAGCAGTTCTGGTACTACCATTGCAAACGATGTTTTCATTGCTATTTTTCAGAGCACGGTGTATCAAATGACATTGGAATATAGCACGCATCTTCGGAGTTGCTACTTccaatgctgcagctcgTCGCTGCCCCATAATCAGACGACCCTTGTCGTGGTGACGTATGGCGACCCTACGATGTTCTGGAGCTCTCGCGAAGCTTCTGGGAATCGACATTGAAATGGAACACAACCAGATATCCACATGAAGCAGCACGAGACTCCGTACAAGCTGTTGAGCTGAAGGGAAGAACAAGCAAACCACGATGTCCGACACCACCCA
Proteins encoded:
- a CDS encoding uncharacterized protein (CAZy:GH1), giving the protein MTSARLPQDFLWGYATASYQIEGGAHEDGRGDSIWDIFAGQPGKIADGSNGDIACDSYHRYKEDVALLKELGAKAYRFSVSWSRVIPLGGRQDPVNQAGLQYYLNLVDELLANGIQPLVTLFHWDLPQELYTRYGGFLNKEEYVADFVNYSRLMFSTLGSKVKLWITYNEPWCTSILGYATGYFAPGHKSSTEPWLVGHNILLAHAAAVKVYREEFKPTQQGQIGITLNGDWVEPWDANEALDVEACERKLEFSIAWFADPVYHGDYPESMRRQLGDRLPTFTEAERAIVQGSNDFYGMNHYTADYVKHRKDAPAEDDHGGNVETLKENKAGESIGPETQSFWLRPHAVGFRKLINWISKRYSRPTIYVTENGTSLKGENDLPLEQLLDDEFRAQYFRDYIGELAKAYSEDNIDVKGYMAWSLMDNFEWAEGYETRFGVTYVDYAGGQKRMPKKSARVVAEVFSSLCGPK